From the genome of Coregonus clupeaformis isolate EN_2021a unplaced genomic scaffold, ASM2061545v1 scaf0100, whole genome shotgun sequence, one region includes:
- the LOC121551085 gene encoding platelet endothelial cell adhesion molecule-like isoform X2: protein MDSPPLYLPLLMLTSLLSLWQGAEARSLFTIDSVTLKLNPSGEVDSGTFVDLNCEVSISHDQSHPLTHSFNFLRDDVLVYSKNTTEPAVLHQLTPARAANSGAYECRVIVQDKSKGSRTQRLTVKGLQTPVLQVTSQILFEGDELAATCTASEESGSLLFHFYQDQEKIKQVMAGGNSVETRLELKHAGDKHLRCYFEIIMLPDAGRSNNSNTVKVMVKELFITPIMNILPGKDVIEGDIVEFVCQVVNPPPNVAVFLTKDKRVLKTASISLSHKLRVLAEDSGEYVCKADRGNVQKEAYESIKVKELFSKPVLVMEPRDVFEGELFTLNCYTDRNSPEIINIWDMKYSLYRNQVLLTSGGNYSATAHPSLNGNYSCQAQAQDILKNSTQIVLKAKVPVSVPLLSVVGGRLILGKPFQLQCQSDNGSLPITYTLLSPHRRAEFRVVRSPKDLALFNITSIHRSTDIHSFSCKAENNPSQPHRESSGEHLRRTATIIEPVSRPVLTVTPNMGNVAEGEDLTLTCTVQRGTPPITYTWYHTTSALPLLSKTTNDMRGSHSVQGVSREHGGRYYCVTNNPSNDSKSSAMVTVGVKLAGWKKGLIAAFCILLTVSLIIIIIIVKKGLLPFRRKRTVELSVKPASTKTDETLRLTHGEVNVTPGVMGRSVWSDHVSGSESDDQTSEGTSEVPEPQYTEVHPQEVDPTRDSVPMKHLFMHS from the exons TATTCACCATAGACAGTGTGACGCTCAAACTGAACCCCAGTGGTGAGGTAGACAGTGGGACATTCGTGGACCTGAACTGTGAGGTCAGCATCAGCCATGACCAGTCCCACCCCCTGACACACAGCTTCAACTTCCTGCGAGACGATGTCCTGGTCTACTCCAAAAACACCACCGAACCTGCGGTCCTTCACCAGCTCACCCCGGCCAGGGCTGCCAACTCTGGCGCTTACGAGTGCCGGGTCATAGTTCAGGACAAGAGCAAAGGCAGCAGGACCCAGAGACTCACCGTCAAAG GCTTACAGACGCCTGTGCTGCAGGTGACCTCCCAGATCCTGTTTGAGGGGGATGAGCTGGCAGCTACCTGCACAGCCTCAGAGGAGTCTGGCTCCCTGCTCTTCCACTTCTACCAGGACCAGGAGAAGATCAAGCAGGTGATGGCCGGTGGGAACTCAGTGGAGACCAGGCTGGAGCTGAAGCATGCTGGGGACAAACACCTGCGCTGTTACTTTGAAATCATCATGCTGCCCGACGCTGGGAGGTCCAACAACAGCAACACTGTCAAGGTCATGGTCAAAG AACTGTTCATCACACCCATCATGAACATTCTTCCTGGTAAAGATGTGATTGAGGGTGACATTGTCGAGTTTGTCTGTCAAGTGGTGAACCCCCCACCCAATGTGGCGGTCTTCCTGACCAAGGACAAGAGGGTGCTTAAgacagcctccattagtctcaGTCATAAGCTCAGAGTGCTGGCAGAGGACTCTGGGGAGTATGTGTGCAAGGCGGACAGAGGCAACGTGCAGAAAGAAGCCTATGAAAGCATCAAAGTCAAAG AGTTGTTTTCCAAGCCAGTCCTGGTGATGGAGCCCAGAGATGTGTTTGAGGGAGAGCTCTTCACACTGAACTGCTATACTGACCGCAATTCCCCTGAAATAATCAACATTTGGGACATGAAGTACTCCCTGTACAGGAACCAGGTCCTACTGACATCAGGAGGGAACTACAGTGCCACAGCACACCCCTCACTTAATGGAAATTACTCCTGCCAGGCCCAAGCCCAAGATATCTTAAAAAACAGCACACAGATTGTCCTCAAGGCAAAAG tGCCTGTGTCAGTCCCTCTTCTGAGCGTGGTAGGGGGCAGGTTGATCCTGGGCAAGCCCTTCCAGCTCCAGTGTCAGAGTGACAACGGTAGTCTGCCCATCACCTACACCCTGCTGAGCCCCCACAGACGGGCTGAGTTCAGGGTGGTCCGCAGTCCCAAGGATCTGGCCCTCTTCAACATCACCTCCATCCACAGGAGCACTGACATCCACAGCTTCTCCTGCAAGGCCGAGAACAACCCCAGTCAGCCCCACAGGGAGAGCTCAGGAGAGCACCTCCGACGCACTGCCACCATCATAG AGCCAGTCTCCAGGCCAGTACTGACCGTGACACCCAATATGGGGAACGTAGCTGAGGGGGAGGACCTGACCCTAACCTGCACTGTCCAGCGGGGCACGCCCCCCATCACCTACACATGGTATCACACAACGAGTGCCCTGCCCCTGCTGTCCAAGACCACCAATGACATGCGAGGATCCCACTCGGTTCAAGGTGTCAGTCGAGAGCATGGAGGCAGATACTACTGCGTCACCAACAACCCATCCAACGACAGCAAGAGCAGTGCCATGGTCACTGTTGGAG TGAAGTTGGCTGGCTGGAAGAAGGGGCTGATCGCAGCGTTCTGCATCCTGCTCACAGTgtctctcatcatcatcatcatcatcgttaaGAAAGGACTTCTTCCATTCAGAAGAAAGAGAACAGTGGAACTGTCAGT GAAGCCAGCAAGCACTAAAACAGACGAGACTCTGAGACTAACCCATGGAGAAGTCAATG TCACTCCTGGGGTCATGGGAAGGAGCGTCTGGAGTGATCATGTCTCAGGCTCAG AGTCTGACGACCAGACCAGCGAGGGAACTTCTGAGGTACCTGAGCCACAATACACTGAGGTCCATCCCCAGGAGGTAGACCCCACCAGAG ATTCTGTCCCTATGAAGCATTTGTTTATGCATTCCTAG
- the LOC121551085 gene encoding platelet endothelial cell adhesion molecule-like isoform X1 produces the protein MDSPPLYLPLLMLTSLLSLWQGAEARSLFTIDSVTLKLNPSGEVDSGTFVDLNCEVSISHDQSHPLTHSFNFLRDDVLVYSKNTTEPAVLHQLTPARAANSGAYECRVIVQDKSKGSRTQRLTVKGLQTPVLQVTSQILFEGDELAATCTASEESGSLLFHFYQDQEKIKQVMAGGNSVETRLELKHAGDKHLRCYFEIIMLPDAGRSNNSNTVKVMVKELFITPIMNILPGKDVIEGDIVEFVCQVVNPPPNVAVFLTKDKRVLKTASISLSHKLRVLAEDSGEYVCKADRGNVQKEAYESIKVKELFSKPVLVMEPRDVFEGELFTLNCYTDRNSPEIINIWDMKYSLYRNQVLLTSGGNYSATAHPSLNGNYSCQAQAQDILKNSTQIVLKAKVPVSVPLLSVVGGRLILGKPFQLQCQSDNGSLPITYTLLSPHRRAEFRVVRSPKDLALFNITSIHRSTDIHSFSCKAENNPSQPHRESSGEHLRRTATIIEPVSRPVLTVTPNMGNVAEGEDLTLTCTVQRGTPPITYTWYHTTSALPLLSKTTNDMRGSHSVQGVSREHGGRYYCVTNNPSNDSKSSAMVTVGVKLAGWKKGLIAAFCILLTVSLIIIIIIVKKGLLPFRRKRTVELSVKPASTKTDETLRLTHGEVNVTPGVMGRSVWSDHVSGSESDDQTSEGTSEVPEPQYTEVHPQEVDPTRAPVKKGTDMVYSEVRNSMQGSVEYAQLNHNDHESEEPDQEHEPEPEPEPEPEQGSEQDRQLE, from the exons TATTCACCATAGACAGTGTGACGCTCAAACTGAACCCCAGTGGTGAGGTAGACAGTGGGACATTCGTGGACCTGAACTGTGAGGTCAGCATCAGCCATGACCAGTCCCACCCCCTGACACACAGCTTCAACTTCCTGCGAGACGATGTCCTGGTCTACTCCAAAAACACCACCGAACCTGCGGTCCTTCACCAGCTCACCCCGGCCAGGGCTGCCAACTCTGGCGCTTACGAGTGCCGGGTCATAGTTCAGGACAAGAGCAAAGGCAGCAGGACCCAGAGACTCACCGTCAAAG GCTTACAGACGCCTGTGCTGCAGGTGACCTCCCAGATCCTGTTTGAGGGGGATGAGCTGGCAGCTACCTGCACAGCCTCAGAGGAGTCTGGCTCCCTGCTCTTCCACTTCTACCAGGACCAGGAGAAGATCAAGCAGGTGATGGCCGGTGGGAACTCAGTGGAGACCAGGCTGGAGCTGAAGCATGCTGGGGACAAACACCTGCGCTGTTACTTTGAAATCATCATGCTGCCCGACGCTGGGAGGTCCAACAACAGCAACACTGTCAAGGTCATGGTCAAAG AACTGTTCATCACACCCATCATGAACATTCTTCCTGGTAAAGATGTGATTGAGGGTGACATTGTCGAGTTTGTCTGTCAAGTGGTGAACCCCCCACCCAATGTGGCGGTCTTCCTGACCAAGGACAAGAGGGTGCTTAAgacagcctccattagtctcaGTCATAAGCTCAGAGTGCTGGCAGAGGACTCTGGGGAGTATGTGTGCAAGGCGGACAGAGGCAACGTGCAGAAAGAAGCCTATGAAAGCATCAAAGTCAAAG AGTTGTTTTCCAAGCCAGTCCTGGTGATGGAGCCCAGAGATGTGTTTGAGGGAGAGCTCTTCACACTGAACTGCTATACTGACCGCAATTCCCCTGAAATAATCAACATTTGGGACATGAAGTACTCCCTGTACAGGAACCAGGTCCTACTGACATCAGGAGGGAACTACAGTGCCACAGCACACCCCTCACTTAATGGAAATTACTCCTGCCAGGCCCAAGCCCAAGATATCTTAAAAAACAGCACACAGATTGTCCTCAAGGCAAAAG tGCCTGTGTCAGTCCCTCTTCTGAGCGTGGTAGGGGGCAGGTTGATCCTGGGCAAGCCCTTCCAGCTCCAGTGTCAGAGTGACAACGGTAGTCTGCCCATCACCTACACCCTGCTGAGCCCCCACAGACGGGCTGAGTTCAGGGTGGTCCGCAGTCCCAAGGATCTGGCCCTCTTCAACATCACCTCCATCCACAGGAGCACTGACATCCACAGCTTCTCCTGCAAGGCCGAGAACAACCCCAGTCAGCCCCACAGGGAGAGCTCAGGAGAGCACCTCCGACGCACTGCCACCATCATAG AGCCAGTCTCCAGGCCAGTACTGACCGTGACACCCAATATGGGGAACGTAGCTGAGGGGGAGGACCTGACCCTAACCTGCACTGTCCAGCGGGGCACGCCCCCCATCACCTACACATGGTATCACACAACGAGTGCCCTGCCCCTGCTGTCCAAGACCACCAATGACATGCGAGGATCCCACTCGGTTCAAGGTGTCAGTCGAGAGCATGGAGGCAGATACTACTGCGTCACCAACAACCCATCCAACGACAGCAAGAGCAGTGCCATGGTCACTGTTGGAG TGAAGTTGGCTGGCTGGAAGAAGGGGCTGATCGCAGCGTTCTGCATCCTGCTCACAGTgtctctcatcatcatcatcatcatcgttaaGAAAGGACTTCTTCCATTCAGAAGAAAGAGAACAGTGGAACTGTCAGT GAAGCCAGCAAGCACTAAAACAGACGAGACTCTGAGACTAACCCATGGAGAAGTCAATG TCACTCCTGGGGTCATGGGAAGGAGCGTCTGGAGTGATCATGTCTCAGGCTCAG AGTCTGACGACCAGACCAGCGAGGGAACTTCTGAGGTACCTGAGCCACAATACACTGAGGTCCATCCCCAGGAGGTAGACCCCACCAGAG CTCCCGTGAAGAAAGGCACAGACATGGTGTACAGCGAAGTGCGGAACTCGATGCAAG GCTCAGTTGAGTATGCCCAGCTAAACCACAATGACCATGAGTCAGAAGAACCAGACCAAGAACACGAGCCTGAACCAGAGccagaaccagaaccagaacAAGGATCAGAGCAAGACAGACAACTTGAATGA